DNA sequence from the Liolophura sinensis isolate JHLJ2023 chromosome 1, CUHK_Ljap_v2, whole genome shotgun sequence genome:
ttattagacattttttttaagttttcttattttttagtGTCATATATTTGCATGCTTTGAATCTACTTAtgtccaaaacaaaaataatacgTGACAATGATCATGTAAGACTTAATTGTACCATGCACTACTCACCACATTCAGTCTATAAGGAATGGTTTAGTATCAATGAAATAACTGATCATTTCAATTGgaaagaaaatttcacaaaatattaattaagtCAGACAAACAGTAACTGTGTCAATCACGAAATCAGTCCATCACATGATATGCGTCGTCCATAGCCTATATAAGTGTCTCAATCCTCCAACAGTAATCTCAATCTGaagtgttaagaaaataatttGCTGAAGTCTAATTGTATTTTAGAGGACAATTTATTCACACTGAGTTCATATGATGAAATATAACATTGCGCAATGATATTTTATACTGGACAGTTTGTCTGGTCAATCCTACTGAATTTACTGGGATCTATGTTGAACTTCTTCAAAAGGGCATAGATCTTGTTTCGTCTGTCGTCGGAGATACCCGATCGATTCCGAGACAAAATCCAAGTGATTTCTGTAATTAGAGAAAGACAAATAAACAGATGCTAAAATACTCCAGATGTATCTCacattgattttctttattaCTGCACACTTTACCTTAACGttaattatgtatgtatgtatgcttggggtttaacgttgtactttgcaatttttcactcacatcccggggtctcccgacttctcgaggatttttcacttaaatacaaCGGCCTCAAGTTACATGGGTGCAGGAAACGGGAGTGCCATGGTCTGCGGCAGACGGGAGTACCCtcagtaaaccaccgaccatggTCTGCGGCGCATGGGAGTGCCCTCAGTAAACCATCGAAAATGGTCTGCGGCACACGGAAGTGTCCtcagtaaaccaccaaccatgGTCTGCGGAAGACGGGATTGCCCtcagtaaaccaccgaccatggTTTGCGGCACACGGGAGCACCCtcagtaaaccaccgaccatagTCTGCGGCAAACTCCATGTAAGGCCACACGGGAGAGTGTCATCAACCAATTATTGCTACGCTGATCTCCAAAACACGAGGAGCAGAGGAATCTAGAAAGTTCCTTGTCCGAGAATGGGATTGGACTTAGCAATTGAAAGGCACAGCTCCACGCTGAAGAATGAAAGTAGGCCAAATCGTTGAAATTTAAGGCTATAACAAGGAAACAGAAGGCGCCGGTACACATTGTTTCCCTTTACCTTTCCATGATCAATACTAtattcatgctggtttcctctccgaccgtaggtgagaaggtctctcagcaacctgctgatggttgtgggcttccacagggctttgcccggtttcctcccgccataatgctggccgctgtcgtataagtgaaatattcttgagtacggcgtaaaacgccaatcaaataaataaataaatcaatactgtattaaaatgttaaagcaTATCACAAAAATGGGATATAAATCGCGTTGACAAGATAAAGATGGCGTCTCACCAGCATGAGCCAGGTGGATTGGTGGCTCCACACAGCTCCACACCACCGTATAGGTCTTATAATCCGTATCCAAAACCCAGTAGTTACCTAGGGGACcacctacaaaaacaaaataagaaagCGCATATCAGAATTATCCCTATTTGGGCTATAACATCGTAGCTTTGATTTTGTGAAGTATACTTTTGACCAGTTTAAGAGCTTAATCATTTGTACATACTGTATTGTCATgctatattttttatgaaaacttTCGAAACTGGGATTTACCTGCAAATTGAACTTTCAGTTTGGCTGCCTCGCTGGCGTTTGGAGCGAAAGCATCACCAATGGAGGTAGAAATGGCCCCTGTACTACAACAACGACAAAAACGGACAATGATTGTAAGTGTGTACTGTTGATCAAGGTATGATATGGCATTGATCTCCCAGcttatttagttagttattaGATTAGTAATTCTCCAGGTGTGGCGTTAgactgcaatcaaataaataaataaataaataaatactagaaaatacacaaattaaTTCATTTTGGGTGCTTAATACCCGTTTTCAGTAACTATTCactttatataaaattatatacatgtaaagagtTTGACATAAATCACTAATGTCTCAATTTCCAGGACGTATGATAGGATTTGCTCATTTATTGAAATGCTATGAAAACTAAATATGAACATTGGCAAAATTATTCGTGATTGATCGTAAACTTGAACTGATGATATTTCATGGTATTTGTACCCGCTGGACTCTATGATCACATAGAAACAATGACGAATGACCGGGTATAACGGATCATCAAAGCCAAATACTTGAAATTTTCCATGTCGCTAATCTGAACACAATATTCAAATGGCAAAACTTACACTTAAACAATATTCTAACATGCAGAAGAACTCCATAAAATAACGTTTGAAGAGTAGCAGTGTCAATACTTACTCTTTATTGACACCCTGGTTAAAGACCTTGACATGGCCGTTGTCTTTCAGGGTATAGTTAGCGGAAACACATCTGTCGTTATACTCCGTGACGAAGAAAAATCGTTCGTACTCGTACCACTTGCCGATATACTGTAAAGGATTGCACTGATACATTATATTACCTACAATTTGTCTTCATTGGTTCTGTATTAATTAAAGCCTTTACAGGCCTGTTCGGtatctggggccgattccacagtaccatttctgacttaagccaaaatttaaaacttcttcacaaagcttactttttACTacaggaagttgaaatttgaacacatttgtccTAAGATAACATAAGTGAGGTGGATAAAATTTTGCTTTCTAaagccgaaaaataagctttaagatcccttttcaaattttgacctaagtcagaaatggctttgtggaataggGCCTTAATGATTGCTTCCGGCGTAACAGAATATCTGATTTGGGTTATACGTCGTCTGTCTCCTTATGGGAGAAATGCCCATTGCCGACTTATGTATAGTGCAGCCTACATGcaactggaacgccatgccgagGGCATCCGACACAACGCCCCGTTCAGTTACATTACACTCACAATTGGTCCACCTGTATACCATACTTGGCCTATATAATTGTGCTAAGTGCTGAGCGCTAAGAGACGTAGGGCCAAGATTATCGATGTTAGAATGTTTGATATGACTCGAATCGGGATTGAACTGTGTATCCGCTGTTTGTGAGGCAGACGTTCCTTCCACTACCCCCACCGCATTTGATCTGCACAAAACTGCGCCTCAAGGGCCgaaggggttagcacaccagcacggtgaattgacccaggagcctcccacccatgcagtcgctgtgagtttaagtccagctcatacttgcttcctcttcgaccgtacgagggaaggtcttccgACAACCTGCAAATgttcatgggttttccctgggctctgcccggtttcctctcaccatgatgttggccgccgtcgtgcaagtgaaatattcttgagtacggtgtaaaacatcaatgaaataaaaaaataaaccaaaactgCGTCCCCTTTCAAACTACACCCTCACATTTTTAACCTGTTTCAGGAAAATACTTGGGACTTGTAACAGTTGttgtgacagctttgtaaaacattttctaCCTACCTGAGTTGCGTCGAAATTCTGAAACACGTCCACTTTTGGACAGCCGCCACCAAAAATAACCTGTGCTGAAGTTAGGTAAATCTCAACGAGAAGAATACAGCACAGAGTTAATGTGAACATCTCGAGAATCGTGCAGAGTTTTGCAGTGTGTCCTCGGCTCTTATGGATTTATAGGTTAGCAGTGTGTCTTGGACACGTGTCACAGATAAGATACCTGTATACACATTTATGGGTTCGGTTTCTTGAATTTTATAACGAGCTAAAAATGGCTATGTAGAATATATAATAAAGACTCagagcatagagaataaaacaaGAGCTGCGAcgagtgtgatatttggcagcCTATGGTCACACctagccggtgaaatacagcctcttctCGTTAGAGTTACTTTAGTTAGAGTTATATTCTAATCTCATGTAAATTATCTAATAGTAGCAGattacacgcctcctagcaccatggcttaagcaggcAGTAATGTTGACTGCAGATTATCAGACGTTattgatctagaattactcaaaatagaAGTATATATGTAGTGCCAACTGACTATTAAATATAAGGTAATGACATTACTAACCGACCTAACTGTATCGCTaagcatgaaaataaataataatattaaataaaaccaatgaatcaatcaaatcaactgCCAAGGACGATTTGTATGAATGTCAGCAGGTATGAACTACGATGGATGCCATAACTGAATGTTTTTTCATGTGTTAGTGGTCTTGATGACTCAGTTATCTAGGCCCTGCATATTCGGCTGTGGATTCGTCTTCAGCAGGTTTGTCACGATTTGTGGTTTCCACGGAGCTCTGCCCTGTTTACTCCACGCATAAATCTGACCGTGTAAGTGAACTGTGTCTTGGCACGAtgtaaaacctcaatcaaataaactagaactgcatgcagttatacggcttccaagcggtctgtacacacagcttttAGTGTCAACTTTTTAAAACGTTCCACTTTTTCCACCACAGACCGTTCAAATCTATTAGTTCTATGAtcttctgaaaaaaaaccctAGGTTTTTTAATACGAGCGAAAAAATAGACGTAATCTATATTAGGCAATAAAACTCTCCGAACGAGAGAACTGCATGTACCTTGTGGAAACCACATCTCGCATattccacaaaaacaaaactatttcagcaatACCCGGCATCATGATTTCCTACAAATAAACCATAGTGTCCATacttaaatcagaaatgaaTTTGAAACGAATGGTAAGGAGTAGACTGGATTTGATACCCCAGCCTGGTAGTCTGGTGCCTAATACTTTCGTGgttattgaagaaaaaaagagaagaaagatTGGCAGAAatcaactggatttgaaccggtGACTGCAAGGGGCAATGTTCATTGGGGCTATGGTGAAAGACAgtgaaaggaagaaaaaaacctTGCTCCCAAATAGCAGTGCTGggccacatgtatacatatctcaTACTTTTGACggttttttggtcataacctgaaaactataccaagtacaaaaataattcttacagatttgtaatttGGCCGTCAAACAGTATTAGACAGAGtgtttatttactcatttaagCAATTTTTAGACTTGACCTACTTTTAAGCTAATTTCATTGTTCAGTTACAGCACAACTTTCACACCAAAGAAAAAGATTTTGTACAATATAGGTACGGCGATTCACGTTAAACTTGaaagtgaaatttcatccaaagatcATCAGCCGATTTACGGAAAAAGATGGtttaagcttatcaataaaattcaaaatggctgctaaatcacGTAATTGGCCAAACAGCAGAAAACGTCAAAAAGGCCTTCATATGTTGGCTATTAAAAATGCCTAGTTTGTTTCTTCTACGTTTACCGGTTTTGGAGATATGGCAATTTTACGAGCTGACCATGAATAAAAACAAGTTTTTAGACGCATTTTATTTCAGTCGTAGCTCCACGGTCCTTCAGTCGAAAATGAAGATCTGTACTTGAtctatctactgaccaattttcagcttcatagctaTTACGGTGTCCGGTCaagtgacatttgaaaaatgacactgaaatgagctataattgtaaatttcaataTAATTAGCAGACCAAACTACATCTAATtgctattttgttttttcaaaattcatccacaggtcatcatgtgactaaaataaccaatagcgagcttccacatttctcgaccaattttcacaaaattttcaatCCTGATACCTCTAGTGGTTTAATACATGCCtatcaattttcaatgcaatcGGATCAGCGGTTCTggaaaacaagtttttttttacatttccatACTGTTCCAATATGGCCGAAAAGTGGGTcacaggtgggtaaagttttacactccagcaggtagcccaagcgatttggtaatgaacatgtgtagaaAGTTAACAACTtcttgcaaaac
Encoded proteins:
- the LOC135463180 gene encoding apolipoprotein D-like, with translation MFTLTLCCILLVEIYLTSAQVIFGGGCPKVDVFQNFDATQYIGKWYEYERFFFVTEYNDRCVSANYTLKDNGHVKVFNQGVNKDTGAISTSIGDAFAPNASEAAKLKVQFAGGPLGNYWVLDTDYKTYTVVWSCVEPPIHLAHAEVTWILSRDRSGISEYRKMEIYNLLKKYNIDTSKFQKVNQKNCII